ACCAACTATAAACAGAAGGCTTTGTCTTACAATTGGAACAGAGCAAATCAATGATCCACAGATTCCAGTTAATGCATAAGCAATGGCACAGAACGGAAGTGCCTCCGGTTCCTTTGCAGACAGTGCTGCTGTCCCTAATCCATGAGCACTGATAAAGAAAACGCAGGCAATGATTAGTGCAAGAATATTTAATCCCAAATAGCTGGGACACTATTACAATACAAAGTGCAAGAATGCATAATCATGCAAATATTATATGCTCAATTGGAGAAATTCCAAGAAATACTAGACACAAATAGAGAGTGGAATCTCATAACAAGTTACTTATTCATAACGCTGTTACAACTTAAACTTCATCTTCCTGTTTTTGGAAAACTTTCATatctaatttttgaaattttcctcAATGAACCCAATGGTAGAATATTTTTCTCATAATTAAAATACCATGAAATTCCTTAGCAGTTCAATAAAGTACCAGAATCAAGACTAAAAGCACAATTTTAAAAATACCAATGAATGGCATTTACCTTGAAGCAAGGAATGAAAAGTTTAAACCAAGAAGATTAACAGAAAAACAATAAACTATATATCTCAGGATGGTTGAATGCTATGAACAATAATTCAACTTGTGAGAAACTTTGACAAGAATCTATCGTCAGTTAATTGTGAGCTTTCCAAACCCCATTTGATTTCAGAATTATATTTCTAAGTGTTCTAAAAACTCTAATTAATCATAATATACTAAACAAGATTTCTAATGCTGTTACAGGTGTTTATAAATCACATCAAGCTGATGTAAGTCTGTAGGAGGGCTTTAGTTAATACCTAGAAGCTGTTGCTATTCCTCTAGCAATAGGATCATCAAGGCGGAGTTTATCCATTACAGTTTGCACAAAGTTTGCTCCCACCACACCAGTTAGAACTACCGCTGCAGCAGTCAGAGATGGATTTGCACCTATAAGCACACATATCGCATAATTCAGTGATAGCCAAGATCAATATATGCTTAAGAAAAGGAAACAAGAGAATCTCATCTGCTATATAGTTGTGTCATGTTCAATGCAACAGCATAGAAATTGCTGACATTTAACTTATAAATCTAGTACTGATTCAAAGAAAACCATCTAAACTGCAGTAGTTTGATTGCAggccttaatcatgtttataaaaacaaacaaggaaaatgAGAAATGGCTGcaaattaacttataaatgtagtaCCAACTCTTGGAATAAAAAACATCTCGAGTGCAGTAGTTTAATTGTATGTCTTAACAGGTTCTAATCACAAAATATAGTTATTGTTAGTGTCAAGAGTGTACCTTCAAAGAAAGACACTATGCTCAAGGCTAATGCCACTGTTATACACCTTGGTAGGATGGAAATGGTTAAATTTGGTTCTAGCCCAACAAGACGCCCTATGATTGCAGTTGAGTACAGAGAGAAAATAGTTGCAAAAATCACTGATGAGAAGATCTCAGCAGCATGTCTCTTGACAAGCTACTAGCCAAGAACACATGAGAAACTGTCAGCATAATAGTTCATATCTTAAGAAATTAAAAATGGGTTAGAGGCTGAAGACAATACCTTTCTTTGTTTAAACATAGAAAAGGCGAATGAAATTATAACAGATCCAAGAAAGCCCATAAGAATATCACCAGCTCCAGGATTTGATGACATTT
The DNA window shown above is from Zingiber officinale cultivar Zhangliang unplaced genomic scaffold, Zo_v1.1 ctg145, whole genome shotgun sequence and carries:
- the LOC122036362 gene encoding plastidal glycolate/glycerate translocator 1, chloroplastic-like → MIPAEPMPKASPFSNVELWTWASIFLSTFVLAYVNPTALGTSARTCLPFLLAATVLGYMVGSGLPFNVKKVFHPIICCALSADLAAVTYGYFSKSSLDAVLADYLTKMSSNPGAGDILMGFLGSVIISFAFSMFKQRKLVKRHAAEIFSSVIFATIFSLYSTAIIGRLVGLEPNLTISILPRCITVALALSIVSFFEGANPSLTAAAVVLTGVVGANFVQTVMDKLRLDDPIARGIATASSAHGLGTAALSAKEPEALPFCAIAYALTGICGSLICSVPIVRQSLLFIVG